The Nicotiana tomentosiformis chromosome 9, ASM39032v3, whole genome shotgun sequence genome contains the following window.
CTCTATTCTGTTATTGTTTTACTTATATTCATACACGTTTATAGTGAGCTCCTTGttatagccttgtcactacttcgtcgagtttaggcttgacacttactgagtacatggggtcgattgtactcatactacacttcttgtgcagattctgaTGTTGATCCAAGTGACGTTCAGTGGAGGCTTGCACGGGCTATCATTATCCAGAGACTTGAGATAGAGCTACATGACGTTCGCACACCTTGAAGTCCTCTTCTTATCTTTATACTATTTATTTCATTCAGACATTTGTATTTTATTTGGGACCTTGTTTGTAGAACTTTTAGcagctcatatacttgtgacaccagattttgggattaGACTAGACAACGTGTTCGTAGTTTGTTATATATCTTATAGTTCTACAGCTTCACCTTCTTATTTATCttcttaaaaaaaattaaaatgaataAATGTGTACCTAATATTAGATTGCCAAGCAAGTGgacgttaggcgctatcacgacccgTGGTTTGGATTTCGGGTCtaaacaagttggtatcatagcactaggttgcctaggtatcatgcgtcatgagcaagcttagtatagTCTTGAGGATTGGTACAGAGAAACTAGGTGCTACCACGACCCGTGGTAGGCGTATGAGGTAGGTAGCccagccgaggcagcttcactcacatgggaTTCGTTTTCAAAGTTTTACTTGATAGAGTTTCTTCCTCAGACCCTTCAGGATTCTTGGCGCGCGGGGTTTGAGCGGCTGCGCTATGGTGCTATGTCAGTGTCGGATGTTCaattcagtgatttgtctaggcatgcaccaaccttggttgccacagtcaACCAGAATATTAAATTCAGCATGGCCAGAGAGTTGGAGTCAGACACGTCATAGCAGTAGGTGTTTGAGATTTCACggatattggagggtatgcgATACTGTGATAGAGACAAttgggaggccaagaggtctcgtggcACGAGAGGATTTAGTGGAGGTCACGCTATAGCttcagcccgtcatggtaggggctaagTGAGCCATCTAGTTCACTTatcacttccagcttctagtggtgcttcGGTTGTTCCGAGATCTGAGGTTtcacactttgctcagccactttctagtgcacctcctgcatggggtacctttagcggtcagtccaacagaccaggcccgagccagtcccagccgccacacccaccgagagcttgttttgagtgtggggatactCGCCACATGGTTAGAGACTGCCCCAGACTTAGTAGGGGTGCACCTTCCCAAACTACTCAGGCTCTATGGATTTAGTCAGTTTCACAAACTTCTCAGACCATGATTGTTGCCCCAGTTGCCGccccacccgctcagccagctaggggtgggggacTGGCGGGTAAAGGTTgctctagagggggaggccaatctAGATTCTATGCTCTTCCGAGTAGGACATAGGGAGTTGTTTTAGAATCAGTCATTACATGCATGGTTCCGGTTTTCCATAGAaatacatcagtcttatttgattcgggatccacttattcatgtgTCATATTACTTTGCTCCTTTTTTGGATTTATCTTGTGATTCCTTaagttctcctgtttatgtgtccacgcttgtggaagattctattgttgtggaccgtgtgtattggtcgtctttagttgttattggtgggtttgagactagagttgatatgTTGTTACTTAGTATAGTacactttgatgttatcttgggcatggactggttgtcgccctatcatgctattcttgactgTCACGCCAAGATTGTGACGTTGGCTACGCCAAGTTTACCATGGTTAATGTGGAGGggtgcattagattatgttcctagttgggttatctcatttctaaaggctcggcggatggttgagaaggggtgtaatgcttatctagcctttgtgcgGGATGtcggtgttgatactcctaccgttgagtcattTCCGGTAGtaagagactttccagatgtatttccagcagatcttccaggCGTGCCGCCCAACggggatatcaattttggtattgacttgttgctggtcactcagcccatttctattccactataccaTATGGCCCCAGCGGAGCTGAAGGAGTCAATGGAGCAGccgcaagagttgcttgataaggaattcatttggcctagtgtgtcaccatggggtgcCCCGatcctgtttgtgaagaagaaggatagttctatgcgcaTGTGAATTGATTATCGTCAGTCTAACAAGGTTAAAGTGAAGAACGGGTATCCATTACCATgcattgatgacatatttgatcagttacagggtgttagagtgttctccaaaatttgcggtcaggttatcatcagctgaagattcgggaccgGATATCTCAAAGACTACCTCtatgactcggtatggtcactacgagttccttataATGTTATTTGGCTGACTAaagccccagcagcattcatgcccCTGATGAACTgtgtattccagccttatcttgattcattcgccATTGTGTTTTGTTGACTACATCTTGGTATACTCTCACAGTTGGGAAGATTATGAGAAGTACTTGAGGATCATGCTccaaaccttgagagaaaagaaggtatatgcaaagttctcaaagtgtaaattatggcttgattcagtggcatttttgggtcacgtggtgtcgagtgaggggatcaaggtagatctgaagaagattgaggcggtgtagagttggcccagaccatcttcagctactgagatccgaagtttccttggtttggccgagTATTATCATCGTTTCatagagggcttctcatctattacttcacctatgaccagattgacctagaatgGTGCTCCTTTCAtatggtccgaggagtgtgaagcgagctttcaaaagctcaagactgctttgactacagccccagtgttggtgttgcctatgggttcggggtcttatactatgtattgtgatgcgtcatttGTTATCCTTGGCAAGGTGTTGATGCcatacggtagggtgattgcctatgcatctcaACAATTGatgattcatgagaagaattatccagtccatgatttggagttggcaaccattgttcatgccttgaaaatctagcggcattatttgtacggtgttccttgtgaggtctcTTTACCGACcactggagtctacaacatttgttcaaatagaaagatcttaacttgtggcagcgGAGGTAgttagagttacttaaggactatgatatcaccattctatatcatcttaggatggccaatgtggtggccgatgccttgagtcaaaaggcagagagtttgggtagtttagcatatctaccggcagcagaGAGGACATTAGCATTGGAGGTTCAGGCCCTAGCCGACCAATTTATTAtattggatgttttggagcctagttGAGTTCTTGCCTGCGTGGTTGCTCGATCTTCTCAagatgatcgtatcagagagcatcTATATGACAacccccatatgcttgtcctcaaggacacagttcggcatggtgatgccaaggagttTACTATTGGTGATGATTGTGTGTTAAGGATGTAGGgtcggttatgtgtgcccaatgtggatgatttgcgtgagttgattttttaggaggcccacagttctctgtactctattcatccgggtgctgctatgatgtattaggacttgaggcatcactattagtggaggaggatgaagaaggacatattggagtatgtagctcggtgcctaaattgtcaacatgtgaagtatgagcatcagagaccaggggGTTTGCTTCAGCGGCTTGAGATTCCTGATTGGAAATGGgagtgtgtcaccatggactttgttgttgggctcccatggactcagagaaagtttgatgtagtatgggtgattgtggacaggttaaccaagtcggctcatttcattccggtagtgactacctattctttagagcagctggctcaggtttatatccgcgagattgtcctaCTTCATGGTatgccagtatctatcatctctgatcggggtacgcagttcaccttgtATTTCTGGAAGGCTGTATAGCATGagctaggcacacgggttgagttcaGTACAAcattcaccctcagatggatggatagtccgagcggactattcagatattggaggatatgcttcacgtCTGTGTTAGGGATttcgggggtgcttgggatcagttcttgccacttgcggagttttcctacaacaacagctaccggtTGAGCATTTaaatggctctatatgaggctctatatgggagacaatgtcgttctctagttgggtggtttgagctaggagaggctaagttattaggcacggATCTGGTTCGAGATTCTTTGGAGAAGGGCAAAATGATCCAGGATCAGCTtatacaacccaatctagatagaaagGTTATgttgatcggaaggttcgcgatattgcattcatggttggagagcgagtcctGCTCTAGGTtacacccatgaagggtgtgatgaggttcgagaggacgggcaagttgagccctaggtatatcgggctttttgagatccttgagaggattggagaggtggcctacaaggtttccttgccacctagtttatctgcagttcattcggtattccatgtctctatgctccATAAGTATTATGGTGATTCATCTCATGTTCTAGACTTTAGAACAGTCCAGTTCAATAAGGACTAGACTTACATTGAGGAGCTTGTGGCTATCTTTAACCGATAGGtccagaagttgagatcaaaggatattgcttcagtgaaggatcaatggaggggtcatctggtcgaggaggcaacctgggagaccgagcatgacatacggagtcgttatcctcatctaatCACCATTTCGGGTATGTCCTTATGCATGtttgaggatgaacatttgttttaagagggggaaaatataacgacctgatcggtcgttttgtgtaattgcgccaTGTAACCCCTTTTTTTGCTTCACACTTGTGTGTTTATGCCTTTATGACTTCcggggttgattagtttcgttccAGGAAACTTtggggttgatttggacccttgattcttgacttgaaatttaaatttgaaaatgttgaccaaactttgatttttgtgaaaacgaccctggaGTATGTTTTTATGAATTTGATaacttcgtattgtgattttggacttaggcatatgcccgtaattgattttggaagtccatatgttgatttgtgttgatttggcTATTTtaagttggaaagtttgaccgtaggttaacttttagctatcgagctcgaaatttgattttgggacttggaataggtttgttatggcatttagaacttgtctgcaaaatttagtgTCGTTTTGAGTTGATTTGAGAGGATTCAGATGCTTAATtgtaattttagaagttcttggaAATTCTTTGAATTTCATGCATTTGtgagttcaattcgtagttttagatgttatttttgtgttttgatcgcacgagcgagtgcgtattatgtttttagacttatgtggatgtttggtttggagccccgagggctccgATGAGTTTCAGACACATTTTGGAATGGTTTGGATTGAAAAATAGGAAAATTCTGGTGTTTGGTGTCGCAAATGTGAACAccaggctcgcaattgcgatgatgaCAGGTGAGGGGTAAATGCCACAAATGCAACCTCATCTTTTCATTTGTGAAGCCAATATGATTTGgtaatgttcgcaattgcgaacaatttgttcgcatttgcgatatatcCCTATTCGCAATTGTGAAGACTTCATCGCAACTGCGATATAAGCTAAGtctgtcagggttcgcaaatgcgagccctagTTCGTAATTGCAAGGGTTTGCAAATGCAAACCCTCTGTCGCAAATGGGACGTCTGCAACTGGTTAAAGGGTTGGGAGACGGGATTTTTGAACTTATTCTCTCACTTTTGAACCCtcgactcggtaggaggcgatttggagagggtattttcacctacaaaccttgggtaagtgattctaatctatttctaatcatattccatcaacatatcttagattttaacatcaaaatcatgtgaatcaaggTAGATAATGGTGAAACTTTgtcatattttttaaaaataagaaattcagTTTTGAGAGTCTATTTGgattcggattttgaaactaatcacatatatgaactcgtgggggtagacggaatctaccatcggacccgggttttgaccgagtGGGCCttaagttgacttttgttgactttttgggaaaagtgtaaagatcttaactttatctacTGCAATTGAAtttcctagcattgtttgatgataatgagtcaattttggttagatttgagccgtatgGAGGCGGATTGTAAGGGAAAAGttattttcgagttttgaattggcataattgaggtaagtgtcttgccaaacttcgtgtgggggaactaccccttaggactggtattgtttgattcaattgtactaagtgaaatccgtgtacgcaaggtgacgagtgggtacacggatTTATACGTAATATTGACCGGTTTaagctacttagactatttccatgctttaattgaaattacATACTATGTTCTAATTTCTCATAGTCAAATTATCTTTaattgtgttagtctatccttaaatgccttagttgacttgtttagtatttgttctacatcctacttgctaaATTTCTCCCATgccttagttgaacttgttgtctCCTTTATTGTTACATGATATCTCTTCACTGTTAATTATCAttgttgaagttattgttcgtgttatctcTTTCAATATTGATTTTCATTACTTGAACTAATTGTTCACGTTAtccctttacttgttgatttccattattcgagactcattgttgaatattatctcttttattgttaagTTAGTCTTATCCAATattgtggttatacattatttctctcattgttgagttatttggtgttgaagttgtagaAGTCGTTAATGCGTTGAGGCAATGTTGGTTATTGTTAAAATATCTACCTTATTGAacatttttcatccattgttgttgttgatattctcgtGTATATTGTGGTGgatccatgggctattgttgttgAAACATTGATATTATtcttgttggcaagttgtgatatatgggcacttgtggtgcgaattattattgtgatatgatattgaagcgcatgcggcagtataaggcttgggttgatgtgcatgcaaTAGTATAAGGTGAGGCTTATGTGCGTGTTACTTGTAAGGAAACTACATGAAGCCACACGGTGTTATAAAGTGGGGTAAAGTGtgtgtagctattttgggaaaactgttttcaaaaccacttttcaaatgtaaggctcacgcgtgtggtataaggaaatattgtgaaatAAATTGAGAAATTTGAATACGAGGtagtacctcagttgtgattcttgattatatgaggtggtaccttggttttgatttcattatacacgaggtggtacctcgttcTAATTCTTGCTTTACGTTTCACGTTGCAGGCTGTTCGTGATGGAAATTATACCTTGTTGTGTCATTTCTTATTTGTTCAAGTAGTTGTTTCCCGTACATGATCATTGTAGCACTTTAGTTGCTTTCTTTATGTTATTTCTATTGTCGATTTCCGGTACTAGTTCTTGCTATTATTTTTCCGTATTAGTTGTTTCTTCACTTTCCATTTTATATCTGTATTAAATTTCGTACTATCtattttatatcctagtaggtataTTGACctgccctcgtcactactctactgcggttaggcttgatacttactgagtaccattgtggcatactcatactacgcttctgcacatctttttgtgcagatccaggtacgtttgCTCGTGCCGGTAGTTAGAGGATTGTTGTAGTTGCTgcttgggagacttcaaggtatacctgctccacATCAGTAGGCCTCGGACTCACCTTCCCTATTTTACTTCATGTTGCATTTTCATTCGGACAGTGATGTAGTAATACTTTAGTTGTaatctgtagagcttatgactcggtcCCACCGGTTTTGGGGTCTTTGTTGTTTGATTTTGTATTCAGAAGGCTTTATCTATTATTCGGTCGTTTTCACTAACTTGTTAATTTATATCTATTCAGTTGTTATTATTTACTAGgtttacctagtcatagagactaggtgccatcacgacatccttcgaagggaaattggggtcgtgacaatgagccactatgatttagatttacaagcTGGTCAAATGAATAAATAAAACATATGTCAAAAGTTACATAAACTGAAATTAAATCCTAAGCTAAAATGAATAAGAAGGTAGTACACAACCGGAACGCTCATACGTCTCCAATGTAAGGTTCCATCTTCCACAGCTATGCAACTACAAGATCTGCATGCAAGattcagaagtgtagtatgagtaaaatcgacctcatgtactcaattagTATCTTGactaatgtaatgacccgatcggtctttTTGAGAATATGCATCTCGtctggtggcttaaggtctcaagtAGATTCGTATTGTGTGTTATGACTTGTATTtgtggtcgagttcggtttttggatgattcgagaatgatttggaagaataattcttgttttagaagcttaagtgaaaagagttgaccgaaatttgacttttgtgaagatgactctggaatggtattttgatgattccaatagcttcgtatagtaagtttgtacttaggcgtatgtctggatttggaggtccgaaggtggatttgatgcattttggcgaaagttggaaagttgaaggtttggaagggtgagaggtttgatcgggagttaaATTTGTTGATATCGTGTTCGGATTTTGATTCTGGGAGTTGTCATAGTTCAGTAGTGTCATTTGGGACATGCATGCAAAATTCgacgtcattccggattgattttatATGATTAGGCATGAGTTATAGAAGCTGAAAGTTCGAAAATTCATTAAGCTctatttgaggtgtgattcatagttttgatgttgttcgatgtgatttgaggcctcgagcaggtacacattatgttatgaaactggttggtatgattcgatggggtcctgagggcctcgggtgtgttccggaTGGGCTAGGAGCCATTTCCTTCTATATTTGGAGTGTTGATTTCTGTCATCATGTgttcttcatcgtgttcgcgccTGTTATTCTGTGTCCGCGTTGTGTTATGGTAGTCTCAAATACTTTCTTCTTCGCGGTCGCAAAGAGGCAACCGGATTAGCAAGGGTTGAGTAACTTATGCTATCATGTTCGTGCTTTGAgttacgcgatcgcatataaggtAAGCTGGAAGGGGCATCAGGCCTTGGttgtacgcgatcgcgtgggtgcAACCGCGCTCGCATAGTGAGCTGGAGGTTGTGTATCGCATTCGCAACTTCCTTTAgatgttcgcgaagaaggtttgGTCAACTGTTATCATTTTTGTCTCCGCGATTGCGTTGAGTAAATCACGGGCAaaatataagtactctatttcgagggcttttgatattttatcacattttgagttagacaGATCTGACTCGGGCAATTTTGGAGTAGATTTTCACGTgttagattggggtaagtgttctttttCCGGATTtgaatatatttcatgatttcatatttgcttttaacattaaattagtgatttgaattggagaaaataagaatatttttgtaaaaaaattttaaaatgtaaaatgaggatttgaaggctgaATTGACATTGGAATTGaataatttggtatggttggactcgtatcggcatgggtgtttggattttgtaaatattgtcaggtttcgaggtgcgagcccagggttgacttttttgggttgactttttagctTTCTTTAAAGATCAAAGTTTTATTATCTAGAATTGCtttctatgatttttatttatgatatgaagttattttggctagatttgagtcattCAGAGGTTGTTTCATACGGGAAGGTCATTTAAGAGTATCCGTTTAGcttcattgaggtaagtatcttgcctaagtttgtgtgggggaactaccccttaggatttgagtcgtttgtacTATGTTTGTGAGATGTgaagccgtgtacacgaggtgacgaatcTGTACACAGACTTATGTGTGGTAGTTGACGGTTGCAGACTCCTAGACTTCTTCTATGCATTTAATTATATTTGTcacaacatgttatatctttcgttATTGAATTTGCTCTTATGtgccttacttgaagttgttagtacatgttcCATCTTTTATTGTCGAGTTTACTTCTTATCTGCTTAAATTGTTAATGGCAATTACTTGTTGAATTCATGCCTTATCTGTTAcgtgccttaattgttaattgattcTTTGTAATTTTACTTTATTTATGAACCGTCACTACTTGCTATTTTACTTTGTGAGTTATTGTGTAACTTCTTTATCcattgtgacttctttgtgtagcTTCATTATTGCGTTGATTTTGTGATATGCCATAGTTGGTTGTAGTTTGTTTGCTTAATTCATATTCCTTGGGGAGTGGGTTGAACGCTGCAACGGTATTaataatgatgatatggtggaataaggggggattatgatattgattaatGATGATATGGTAGGATCGGGTTCACACCACAACGATTTGTGTACGTAAttattgatattgataaatgatgatatggtggaataagggaggattatgatattgataaatgatgatatggtgggatcgggttgcgtgccgcaacggaTTGTATACGTGATACTTGATATTGATTAATGATACTATGATGGCATAATGGAGGATtctgatattgataaatgatgataaggtgggatcgggttgcgcgccgcaatagatTGAGTATGTTGTACTTGCTAATGTTGTTGTGtgttgtgtgagtcatgcatcctaCCTGAACTATTGTATTACTACAATGTGTCAATCTGTGCTTCCGTggttacttggtgaattgatttccAAGATGAATTTACTGCGCAGAGTCATTATCCCATATCATGTTAAGTTTTTGGTAACATAACCATTTTAAATAAAAGAGTTATGAACATGCTTACCTTATGTGACTCTTAAGATAAATTCGTCGAATGTACTTTACTATTATTAATAGTTGTCATatttcactttaattgatttctcaaATTAAATTCCTTACACTATCTGAtgtttttactttacttaaaaatcgttattactttttaatttaacaaattctatatttaattcggtAACTTATacgatgctttattttatttgaaaatattattttctttacccaaatgatttctaaaataaacttaattTCTCATTTGATTCCCTACTTTATTCAAGGTTGTTATTATGCCTTATTGTATATAAATaaatcttcgaacattttatttaaaatatgaCACGGATAtaatgtacatggtagcacgtggatgccaaagtgttttggaaaatgtgggcacgaggtgccatacgtgtaagatttggaagttgtgacttatgatttgagattacgaggagtggtacctcgggtaattcttgttgtaactCGTGCATTAGgaacgacttgattaattgaGTTGTCATTAGTTTTCCTTACTTGGGCTAATTTATATTTCATATGTATTCTAACTATGTTGCTGCTTTAATACTTGGTCATTTCCTGTTGCCATTTGTGCTTCTATTATTTTTCCTGTTGGTTGTAAATTTGTGACCCTTCTGTTGTTGGTCTAACATTGATGTTCTCTCCATTGTTAGATTTATGTTATATCCTGTATAAGTTTacatgtctagtaggtgtcttgacctggcctcgtcactactctaccgaggttaggcttgatacttactgggtaccattgtggtttACACATACTAtgattttgcacatttttgtgcagatccaggtacttctgctcGAGTTGGTTCTGAGATTTATGTCTATGCAACGggatacttcaaggtatacctgctcgacgttCACAGGCCCTAAAGTCACCTTTTATTGTATTTGTTTCCAGTGTCTACT
Protein-coding sequences here:
- the LOC138898897 gene encoding uncharacterized protein; translation: MDWLSPYHAILDCHAKIVTLATPSLPWLMWRGALDYVPSWVISFLKARRMVEKGCNAYLAFVRDVGVDTPTVESFPVVRDFPDVFPADLPGVPPNGDINFGIDLLLVTQPISIPLYHMAPAELKESMEQPQELLDKEFIWPSVSPWGAPILFVKKKDSSMRM